One Pleurocapsa sp. PCC 7327 DNA segment encodes these proteins:
- a CDS encoding DUF1822 family protein: protein MNFEETLNFVDAIVFQQAGRHLSAPEVIILEGTWQGMTYDQMAENSQYSLNYLMRDIGPRLWRMLSGVLGEEVSKTNFRVILERRLFSLPVKTTLSQLIQENPNEKNIGSISYEELDGHVTSEIATCHNWNETPERSVFFGRTEELATLKQWIQDGCNLIAIRGISGIGKTALARQLAEEIREQFDCTLWCSLSQAPRLKELLASLQKAFSGAQSEYEDDSLSSLMGYLRSSRCLLVLDGVEAILQPNQLAGRYREGYENYGELFARVGEESHQSCLLVTSLENPREIGLLEGESAPVRSLILSGLSISDAGEILQAEGLSDSSSWRSLVERYQGNPAALKLAAKLICDLFNGNVAEFLEREIFVFGDIGKLLAPLRRRLSELEREVLYWLAIERRPISFSSLATNLSLPISQGELLEALASLGQRSLLEKTTTSEAGKSLFALPPMVMEYVTSQLVEQISGKVSHRLKLSSAFEDTIELTPSPKQPTNLSQWFDYAFEEAWQPVEVLIANPRILPRLRSIYHLRGEDTTKRFKAIRLPESQKQVALLVAIAQDCDQKIGIRIQLQPMGEETVLPDNLTLALLNESGQILREVRSQNQDNFIQLPRFRGEAQKRFSIRIAHNTFSIKEDFVI, encoded by the coding sequence ATGAATTTTGAAGAAACCCTGAACTTTGTAGATGCTATCGTTTTTCAGCAAGCAGGCAGACACCTGAGCGCCCCAGAGGTAATCATCCTTGAGGGAACCTGGCAAGGAATGACCTACGACCAAATGGCAGAAAACTCCCAGTACAGTCTCAATTACCTCATGCGCGACATTGGACCTCGGCTCTGGCGAATGCTTTCAGGAGTTTTGGGAGAAGAAGTTAGCAAAACCAATTTTCGGGTCATTTTGGAGAGACGCTTGTTTTCCCTACCAGTCAAAACAACCCTATCGCAGCTAATCCAAGAAAATCCAAATGAGAAAAACATTGGATCGATCTCTTATGAAGAATTGGACGGGCATGTCACCTCAGAAATAGCAACATGCCACAATTGGAACGAAACGCCGGAACGATCCGTCTTCTTCGGTCGAACTGAAGAACTAGCCACCCTCAAACAATGGATACAAGATGGCTGTAATCTAATCGCCATACGAGGCATTAGCGGCATTGGCAAAACGGCTCTCGCCAGACAACTGGCAGAAGAAATTCGAGAACAGTTTGACTGCACGCTCTGGTGCTCTTTGAGTCAAGCTCCTAGGCTCAAAGAACTGCTTGCCAGCCTGCAAAAAGCGTTTTCTGGCGCGCAATCGGAATATGAAGACGATTCACTATCTTCGCTGATGGGTTATTTACGCTCGTCGCGCTGTTTGCTAGTCCTCGACGGCGTGGAAGCCATTTTACAACCCAATCAACTAGCCGGACGCTATCGGGAAGGTTACGAGAATTACGGCGAACTGTTTGCGCGAGTCGGAGAAGAATCCCATCAGAGTTGCTTGTTAGTCACCAGTCTAGAAAATCCGAGAGAGATTGGTTTGTTGGAGGGAGAATCAGCCCCCGTGCGTTCATTAATTTTATCTGGCTTATCGATCTCCGATGCCGGAGAAATTTTGCAAGCTGAAGGACTGAGTGATTCTAGCAGTTGGCGATCGCTCGTCGAACGCTATCAGGGCAATCCAGCCGCGCTCAAGCTGGCTGCCAAACTCATTTGCGACTTATTTAATGGCAATGTCGCCGAATTTTTAGAACGAGAAATCTTTGTTTTCGGGGATATTGGCAAACTGCTAGCGCCGCTGAGGAGACGCTTGTCGGAGTTGGAGCGGGAAGTTCTCTACTGGCTGGCGATCGAGCGACGACCGATTTCCTTTTCTAGCCTAGCAACCAATCTGAGCTTACCTATCTCCCAAGGCGAACTCTTAGAAGCTCTTGCCTCTCTGGGGCAGCGATCGCTGCTCGAAAAAACCACGACATCCGAAGCCGGAAAGTCTCTTTTCGCCCTCCCGCCCATGGTAATGGAATACGTCACCAGCCAGCTCGTCGAGCAAATTAGCGGCAAGGTTTCTCATCGCCTCAAATTGTCGTCTGCATTTGAAGATACGATTGAATTAACGCCATCGCCCAAACAACCAACTAACCTCAGCCAATGGTTCGACTATGCTTTTGAGGAGGCTTGGCAACCCGTAGAAGTCCTGATCGCAAACCCCAGAATTTTACCTCGGCTGCGCAGTATTTATCACCTGAGAGGAGAAGACACCACCAAACGATTCAAAGCGATTCGGCTGCCCGAATCTCAAAAACAGGTGGCTTTGCTAGTCGCGATCGCTCAAGATTGCGACCAAAAAATCGGCATTCGCATCCAGCTTCAACCGATGGGAGAGGAAACCGTGCTTCCCGATAACTTGACGCTAGCATTGCTCAATGAATCGGGGCAAATTTTGCGGGAAGTGCGATCGCAAAATCAAGATAACTTCATTCAGCTACCGCGCTTTAGGGGCGAAGCCCAAAAACGCTTTAGCATTCGAATAGCCCACAATACCTTTAGCATCAAAGAAGATTTTGTGATTTGA